TACATGTCTGTAGGGTGCAACCATGAGGTGCCCCGGGTTGTAAGGAAAGGCATTCATTATCACGAAGACCTTTTCTCCCCGAGCCAGGATGAGCCTCTTTTTATCGTCCTTCTCCGCGGGAAAAAGGCAAAAAATACAGCCTGGTTCCTTCTTGGCGTTCTTTATATAAGCCATCCTCCAAGGTGCAAAAAGACTTTCCATTGAATCACTCCCCTTTAAGCCATCCGTCAAAGCTATCTCCTCCGGTTTCTTCTCCAAGCCTGCTTCACGAAACTCCAGGCCTGCCAAGCCCCGACAAAGGCCCCACAGGCCGCGCAAACAGGAACGGCCCAACCAGGCCAACCTGAAGCTTCCAGTCTCCTGCCCACCAAAAGCCCCAGGATCAAAAAACCACAAAGCACTAAGGCCGCTGAAATCACCTTTCCGAAAACCAAAAAATCCTCGAAGCTTCTCTTATAAACCATAAACCGCTCCTTACAGGAAGTGGTCAAGCATCCTCTATTCCTCAGGGAAAAGTTCCTCTTGTCTTGCCTCCAGGAGGTCAAAGAGTCTCATGGCAACCTGAGGGGTGAGCCCATCCAAGGTCAACTGAAGCTTACCTCGAGCTCCCTTCAACTTGACCTTTATACCAAACTTTTCAGAGATTCGTTTCGCAGATTCGGGTATCTCCATTACGCGCACCGACTTCTTCCTGGATGTCCCTGAGGTCAAAGTCCTCCTCACTGCGTCCTCGAGCTCCCTTACGGACAAACCCTTCTCCGCAGCGAGGCGGGCCAACCGTATGCACTCTTCCTCCCTTTTCAAGGCAAGAAGAGCCCTTGCATGTCCTTCGCTTATTCTGCCATCCCCAAGGTAATCCAAGACCTCTTGAGGGAGGTTAAGAAGCCTCAACTTGTTCGTAACCGCCACTCTGCTCCACCCAAGCTTCTTTGCTGCCTGTTCCTGGGTCAAGGAGAACCTGTTTATGAGCTCCTTGACGCCCAAGGCAGCCTCCAGAGGAGAAAGGTCTTCCCTTTGGAGGTTCTCCACCAGGGAAAGCTCCATAACTGAGAGGTCATCTGCGTTTATCACCTTAACAGGAACGGTCTTGAGCCCCGCCATTTTAGCAGCCTTCCACCGCCGTTCCCCTGCAACTATCTCGTACTTGCCCTTGGATGACCTCGCCAAGATAGGCTGTATTACCCCGCACTCCTTTATGGACGCTGCCAGGGACTTGAGCGAAGCGTTGTCAAAAGACTTTCTCGGCTGAAGGGGACTGGGGAAAAGATCCTCTATGGGAATGTCCAGCAAACCATCTTCCCTCTCCATATGGGCTGGCTCCTTCGGTGGGGCTTCAGCACCAGAAAAAATGGCCTCCAAACCTCTCCCTAAGACCTTTTTTCGAGCCATCGCCCTATTACCTCCTCAGCCAAACTACTGTAGGCCTTGGCCCCACTGCAAGAAGGATCATAATACCCTATGGGCTTACCATGGCTTGGAGCCTCTGAAAGTCGAATGTTCCTGGGGATTATGGTCTCAAAAAGAATGTCATTGAAACGCCTTTTAACCTCTTCTGCTACCTCTCTGGCGAGGTTGGTCCTGGCGTCGAACATGGTCAAGACCAACCCTCCAAGCTCCAGTTCCTCGTTAAGGTAGCGCCTCACCAGGTTCACCGTCCGCATCAGCTGGCTTAAGCCCTCAAGGGCGTAATATTCACACTGTAAGGGAAC
The DNA window shown above is from Thermovirga lienii DSM 17291 and carries:
- a CDS encoding hypothetical protein (KEGG: aco:Amico_1850 hypothetical protein~SPTR: Putative uncharacterized protein) — translated: MVYKRSFEDFLVFGKVISAALVLCGFLILGLLVGRRLEASGWPGWAVPVCAACGAFVGAWQAWSFVKQAWRRNRRR
- a CDS encoding parB-like partition protein (PFAM: ParB-like nuclease domain; KorB domain~TIGRFAM: ParB-like partition proteins~COGs: COG1475 transcriptional regulator protein~InterPro IPR003115: IPR004437~KEGG: aco:Amico_1851 ParB-like partition protein~PFAM: ParB domain protein nuclease~SMART: ParB domain protein nuclease~SPTR: ParB-like partition protein;~TIGRFAM: parB-like partition protein), translated to MARKKVLGRGLEAIFSGAEAPPKEPAHMEREDGLLDIPIEDLFPSPLQPRKSFDNASLKSLAASIKECGVIQPILARSSKGKYEIVAGERRWKAAKMAGLKTVPVKVINADDLSVMELSLVENLQREDLSPLEAALGVKELINRFSLTQEQAAKKLGWSRVAVTNKLRLLNLPQEVLDYLGDGRISEGHARALLALKREEECIRLARLAAEKGLSVRELEDAVRRTLTSGTSRKKSVRVMEIPESAKRISEKFGIKVKLKGARGKLQLTLDGLTPQVAMRLFDLLEARQEELFPEE